The following nucleotide sequence is from Microbulbifer sp. A4B17.
CTCAGGCATTATTGAAACCAACTTCCGCGAAGAGACTGAGACAGATCTTTTTGGTGAGCAGGCTGTGCTCTGTGGGGGTGTTTCCGCACTGGTAACTGCTGGTTTTGAGACTCTGGTAGAAGCTGGGTATGCCCCGGAAATGGCGTATTTTGAGTGCTTGCATGAATTGAAGCTAATTGTCGACCTGATGTATCAGGGGGGCATTGCCGATATGCGCTACTCTATTTCCAATACTGCTGAGTATGGCGACTACGTTACAGGCCCGCGTATTGTCACGGATGAAACCAAGGCGGAAATGAAGCGGGTTCTTAAAGATATTCAAACCGGAAAGTTTGCCAAAGACTTTATGCTTGAGTCACTGGCGGGGCAGCCGCGCTTGAAGGCGGAGCGCCGCATTGGCAGTGAACATGGAATTGAGCAGGTGGGAGCAAAGCTCCGCGCTATGATGCCGTGGATCAAGGCGAATAAGATTATTGATCGCACTGAAGGTAATAGCTGACCTGAGGTGTAGAAAAACGGCAGGGGTGACCCTGCCGTTTTTTTTTGCTCTGGGCTCAGGCGGTAAATTGGCGTTAAACTCGCTGACTGCACAATGCATCAATGGAGAGTATATGAGCGGTCAAGGGGGCGAAAAACAGCCCATAGACTCAAGTAGTGAGGCTACTGAGGAAATTCGTTTGCCTGTGGATGAGCATGTTGAGGAAGAGGTTTCTTCCAGTGGTAAAAGAGTGCGTGCGCGGGGTATTTACCTGCTGCCCAACCTCGTCACAACTGGCGCACTGTTTAGCGGTTTTTACGCAATTGTTGCGGGAATGAGCGGGAACTTTGAAGCGGCTGCAATAGCGATTTTTGTCGCAATGGTGCTGGATGGGTTGGATGGGCGCGTTGCTCGCCTTACAGATACCCAAAGTGCCTTTGGCGTTCAATATGATTCGCTTTCGGATATGGTTTCATTCGGCCTGGCTCCTGCTCTGGTTGTTTTTAGTTGGGCGTTGGGAAATCTGGGTAAATTTGGTTGGGCTATAGCTTTTTTATATGCAGCCTGTGCGGCGTTGCGACTCGCGCGCTTTAATACCCAGGTGGATACTGTCGATAAAGGGGTCTTTATCGGTTTGGCGAGTCCAACAGCGGCTGCGATCGTCGCAAGTATGGTATGGGCGGGTCACAATGTAGAGGTAGGTCCTGGCCTGGCCGTTGTGGCAGCGCTGGTCACAGCGGTATCTGGCCTTCTGATGGTATCCAATTTCCGTTACTCCAGTTTCAAAGGGCTCGACTTCAAAGGGCGAGTACCTTTTGTAATGATGCTCGCGGTTATATTGGTATTTAGTTTAATAGCGATTGATCCAGCGGGCGTACTGTTAACCCTTGCTGTTTTGTATACGCTTTCG
It contains:
- the pssA gene encoding CDP-diacylglycerol--serine O-phosphatidyltransferase translates to MSGQGGEKQPIDSSSEATEEIRLPVDEHVEEEVSSSGKRVRARGIYLLPNLVTTGALFSGFYAIVAGMSGNFEAAAIAIFVAMVLDGLDGRVARLTDTQSAFGVQYDSLSDMVSFGLAPALVVFSWALGNLGKFGWAIAFLYAACAALRLARFNTQVDTVDKGVFIGLASPTAAAIVASMVWAGHNVEVGPGLAVVAALVTAVSGLLMVSNFRYSSFKGLDFKGRVPFVMMLAVILVFSLIAIDPAGVLLTLAVLYTLSGPAMWLWNHFHRSPETNAAGGDKVEADHKDQH